From a region of the Castanea sativa cultivar Marrone di Chiusa Pesio chromosome 10, ASM4071231v1 genome:
- the LOC142613069 gene encoding LOW QUALITY PROTEIN: DNA mismatch repair protein MSH6 (The sequence of the model RefSeq protein was modified relative to this genomic sequence to represent the inferred CDS: substituted 1 base at 1 genomic stop codon) — translation MAPSRRHSNGRSPIVNQQRQITAFFTKTTSSSPSPSPTLSKQNSKFSSLVPSPSSTPNLSPSPTTPSPFQSKSKNKPLLVISASPLTPNDKRSYGDDVVGKRIRVFWPLDKAWYEGTVKSFDKVANKHLVQYEDDEEELLDLEKEKFEWVQETLKKFKRLRRGAFDSSEAVRIVEEDKDLKGIKPVQRRRGVKAVVEDEENGGDDSSDEDWGKNVGEEAVEEVMDLGEEEEEEGVVKGSKGKDGEKYGSRKRKASEGEKLGSAKKNKGGFKFSLVEPTSNNAESGKASNELGNALTGDATERFGMREAVKFRFLGEERRDAKRRRPGDANYDPRTLYLPPDFLKSLSGGQRQWWEFKSKHMDKVLFFKMGKFYELFEMDAHIGAKELDLQYMKGEQPHCGFPEKNFSMNLEKLARKGYRVLVVEQTETPEQLELRRKEKGSKDKVVKREICAVVTKGTLTEGEMLSVNPDASYLMAVTEGCQRLANQNANRIFGVCVVDVTTSRIILGQFGDDAECSALCCLLSELRPVEIVKPAKQLSPETERVLLRHTRNPLVNDLVPFLEFWDSEKTVHEFKSSYSRIVEQSVSGSLNKTNLDGLQSQVEENGMGWLPDVLSDLVKAGENGSCALSALGGTIFYLKQAFLDETLLRFAKFELLPCSGFANIVSKPYMVLDAAALENLEIFENSRNGESSGTLYAQLNHCVTSVGKRLLKTWLARPLYHPESIRERQDAVGGLRGINLAFALEFRKALSRLPDMERLLARVFASSEANGRNAKKVVLYEDAAKKQLQEFISVLRGCELMAQSCSSLSVILENVESRVLHHLLTPGVGLPNIDSVINHFKDAFDWVEANNSGRVIPHEGVDLEYDSACKKVKGVESSLTKHLKKQQKLLGDASITYVTIAKEAYLLEVPESLRKRIPRDYELRSSKKGFFRYWTPSIKKLLGELSQAESEKKSKLKSILXRLIGCFCEHHNKRRQSVSATAELDALISLAIASEYYEGPTSRPIILDSSSPDEVPCFSAKSLGHPVLRSDSLGKGTFVPNEIMIGGSGHASFILLTGPNMGGKSTLLRQVCLAVILAQVGADVPADSFELSPVDRIFVRMGAKDHIMAGQSTFLTELSETALMLSSATRNSLVALDELGRGTSTSDGQAIAESVLQHFVHKVQCRGMFSTHYHRLAVDYQKDPKVLLCHMGCRVGNGVGDVEEVTFLYRLTPGACPKSYGVNVARLAGLPESLLQRAAAKSREFETTYGKHLKTFEDNLYNQSWIGEMVEFVRKLIDITENFSCNKSPESTGASFLTELQHRAQILLQQS, via the exons ATGGCACCGTCACGGCGCCATAGCAATGGCCGATCCCCAATCGTAAACCAACAGCGCCAAATCACTGCCTTCTTCACCAAAACGACCTCGTCTTCTCCTTCTCCATCTCCCACTCTTTCCAAgcaaaattccaaattttccAGTCTTGTCCCTAGCCCTAGCTCTACCCCCAATTTGAGTCCAAGCCCTACAACCCCTTCTCCTTTCCAATCCAAGTCCAAGAACAAGCCCCTCTTAGTCATCTCCGCATCACCGTTAACTCCTAACGATAAGAGATCGTACGGTGATGATGTTGTGGGGAAGAGGATTAGGGTTTTTTGGCCCTTGGATAAGGCGTGGTATGAAGGCACTGTGAAATCTTTCGATAAGGTAGCTAACAAGCATTTGGTTCAGTACGAGGATGATGAGGAGGAGCTATTGGATTTGGAGAAGGAGAAATTTGAGTGGGTCCAAGAGACCCTCAAGAAATTCAAGCGGTTGCGCCGGGGTGCTTTCGATTCGAGTGAGGCGGTGAGGATTGTTGAGGAAGATAAGGATTTGAAGGGAATTAAGCCGGTACAGAGGCGGAGAGGCGTGAAGGCCGTCGTGGAGGATGAGGAAAATGGTGGTGATGATTCTAGTGATGAAGATTGGGGGAAGAATGTGGGGGAAGAGGCTGTCGAGGAAGTTATGGATTTGGgtgaggaggaggaagaagagggTGTTGTAAAGGGGTCAAAAGGGAAGGATGGTGAGAAGTATGGGTCGAGGAAGAGGAAAGCGAGTGAGGGGGAGAAGTTAGGGTCTGCTAAGAAGAACAAGGGAGGTTTCAAGTTTTCCTTGGTGGAGCCTACTAGTAATAATGCTGAAA GTGGAAAGGCATCTAATGAACTTGGTAATGCCTTAACGGGTGATGCCACAGAGAGGTTTGGTATGCGCGAAGCTGTAAAGTTTCGCTTCCTTGGGGA AGAACGTAGGGACGCAAAAAGAAGGCGTCCTGGTGATGCAAACTATGATCCGAGGACACTTTACTTGCCTCCTGATTTTCTAAAGAGTTTATCAGGTGGCCAG AGACAATGGTGGGAGTTTAAGTCAAAGCATATGGACAAAGTGTTATTTTTCAAG ATGGGAAAATTTTATGAACTTTTTGAAATGGATGCCCATATTGGAGCAAAGGAACTTGACTTGCAATATATGAAG GGAGAACAACCGCATTGTGGATTTCCAGAAAAGAACTTCTCTATGAATTTGGAGAAATTGGCAAGAAAG GGTTATCGGGTTCTTGTTGTAGAGCAGACAGAAACCCCTGAACAACTAGAGCTTCGTCGCAAAGAGAAAGGTTCTAAAGATAAG GTTGTGAAACGCGAAATATGTGCTGTGGTTACAAAAGGAACACTTACTGAGGGAGAGATGCTATCAGTAAATCCTGATGCTTCTTACCTAATGGCAGTGACTGAAGGCTGTCAGAGATTGGCAAACCAAAATGCAAACCGGATTTTTGGTGTTTGTGTGGTTGATGTTACAACCAGCAGGATTATTCTTGGACAG TTTGGGGATGATGCTGAGTGCAGTGCCTTGTGTTGTCTATTGTCCGAGCTAAGGCCAGTGGAAATTGTAAAACCTGCTAAACAGCTCAGTCCTGAAACAGAGAGAGTGCTGCTGAGACATACAAGAAATCCATTAGTGAATGATTTGGTTCCATTCTTGGAATTCTGGGATTCTGAGAAAACCGTGCATGAATTCAAAAGTAGCTACAGCCGTATTGTTGAACAATCAGTTTCTGGatctttaaacaaaacaaatttggaTGGTCTTCAGTCTCAAGTGGAGGAAAATGGGATGGGCTGGCTGCCAGATGTTCTGTCAGATCTGGTAAAGGCAGGCGAGAATGGTAGCTGTGCACTTTCTGCTCTTGGAGGCACTATATTCTATCTTAAGCAGGCTTTCCTGGACGAGACATTACTTCGATTTGCAAAGTTTGAGTTACTTCCATGCTCTGGTTTTGCTAATATCGTCTCAAAACCATACATGGTTCTTGATGCAGCTGCCCTGGAGAACCTTGAGATTTTTGAGAATAGCAGAAATGGAGAATCTTCAGG GACGCTCTATGCCCAATTGAACCACTGTGTGACATCAGTTGGGAAGAGGTTGCTCAAGACATGGCTTGCAAGGCCTTTATATCATCCAGAGTCAATTAGGGAACGGCAGGATGCTGTTGGAGGTTTGCGG ggaaTTAATCTAGCTTTTGCACTTGAATTTAGAAAAGCACTGTCCAGGCTTCCAGACATGGAGCGGTTGCTTGCACGTGTTTTTGCTAGCAG TGAGGCTAATGGAAGGAATGCCAAAAAAGTGGTTCTATATGAGGATGCAGCAAAAAAACAGCTCCAAGAGTTTATATCAGTGCTGCGTGGTTGTGAATTAATGGCCCAATCATGTTCTTCTCTTAGTGTTATTTTGGAAAATGTTGAATCTAGAGTCCTTCATCATTTGTTAACACCTG GTGTAGGTCTCCCTAACATTGATTCGGTTATAAATCATTTCAAGGATGCTTTTGATTGGGTAGAAGCCAATAATTCAGGACGTGTCATACCTCATGAAGGAGTTGATCTGGAGTATGACTCTGCCTGTAAAAAAGTTAAGGGGGTTGAGTCTAGTTTAACAAAACACCTCAAGAAGCAGCAAAAATTACTTGGAGATGCATCA ATTACATATGTCACAATTGCAAAAGAGGCATATCTCTTAGAAGTACCAGAAAGTTTGCGCAAGAGAATTCCTCGTGACTATGAGTTAAGATCATCTAAAAAG GGCTTCTTTAGGTATTGGACTCCGAGTATCAAGAAGTTGTTGGGAGAGCTTTCACAAGCTGAGTCTGAAAAGAAATCCAAGTTGAAAAGCATTCTTTAGAGGTTGATTGGATGTTTCTGTGAGCATCATAATAAGCGGAGGCAATCAGTTTCTGCTACTGCAG AGTTGGATGCTTTGATCAGTCTAGCAATTGCAAGTGAATATTATGAAGGGCCAACAAGCCGGCCAATTATATTAGACTCGTCAAGTCCGGATGAAGTGCCATGCTTTTCTGCAAAAAGTCTAGGACATCCTGTTCTTAGAAGTGATTCTTTAGGCAAGGGTACCTTTGTTCCCAATGAAATTATGATTGGTGGCTCTGGTCATGCTAGCTTCATCCTTCTCACTGGTCCTAACATGGGGGGAAAATCAACTCTTCTTCGCCAAGTTTGCTTGGCAGTGATTTTGGCCCAG GTAGGAGCAGATGTCCCTGCAGACAGTTTTGAGTTGTCACCTGTGGACCGAATCTTTGTTCGGATGGGTGCCAAAGATCATATCATGGCAGGCCAAAGTACATTTTTAACTGAACTCTCAGAAACTGCATTAATGCTG TCTTCTGCAACTCGTAATTCATTGGTGGCATTGGATGAACTTGGACGTGGAACATCAACTTCAGATGGGCAAGCGATTGC TGAATCAGTTCTACAACATTTTGTCCACAAGGTGCAGTGTCGAGGAATGTTTTCTACTCACTATCACCGATTAGCTGTAGACTATCAGAAAGACCCTAAG GTTTTGCTGTGTCATATGGGATGCCGAGTTGGGAATGGAGTTGGAGATGTGGAAGAAGTTACATTTCTTTACAGGTTGACACCTGGTGCATGCCCTAAAAGCTATGGTGTTAATGTTGCACGGTTAGCTG GACTTCCCGAATCTTTACTTCAAAGAGCTGCTGCTAAGTCCAGAGAATTTGAGACTACATATGGTAAACACCTGAAGACATTTGAAGATAACTTGTATAATCAAAGTTGGATTGGGGAAATGGTAGAATTTGTCAGAAAGTTAATAGACATTACAGAAAATTTTAGTTGCAATAAGTCTCCGGAGAGCACTGGTGCCAGCTTCCTGACTGAACTTCAACATAGAGCACAAATACTTCTACAGCAAAGTTGA
- the LOC142613070 gene encoding uncharacterized protein LOC142613070 isoform X1: MGDVVVFVDDLKSNYAFSYCRICHEEELQSCKSLEAPCACSGTVKFAHRDCIQRWCNEKGNTTCEICLQKYEPGYTAPSKKSQSLVDEAVTISNRDGLQIPRGEEETIIRPRLVAISEYPECTSAADRSASCCRSLALTFTVVLLMKHMFAVLHGGTEDYPFTLLTVLILRATGIIFPMLILMRTITAIQNSIRRQYQYQYQYQYQDSDDDTSNFIGANEDEEQHHSV; the protein is encoded by the exons ATGGGAGATGTTGTAGTTTTTGTGGATGATTTGAAATCAAATTATGCATTTTCATACTGTAGAATTTGCCATGAAGAAGAATTACAGAGCTGCAAGAGCTTGGAAGCTCCTTGTGCTTGTTCAGGAACCGTTAAG TTTGCACACAGGGATTGTATACAGAGGTGGTGTAACGAGAAGGGCAACACCACCTGTGAAATATGCCTCCAG AAATATGAGCCAGGATACACAGCACCTTCTAAGAAGTCTCAGTCGTTGGTTGATGAAGCAGTAACCATTAG TAACAGAGATGGCTTgcaaattccaagaggagaagaagagacAATAATAAGGCCAAGATTAGTAGCCATAAGTGAGTATCCCGAGTGTACATCCGCCGCAGACAGAAGTGCATCTTGCTGTCGATCACTGGCTCTAACT TTTACAGTGGTCTTGCTAATGAAACATATGTTTGCCGTGCTTCATGGTGGTACGGAAGATTACCCCTTCACACTTCTTACT GTACTTATTCTAAGGGCTACTGGAATTATTTTCCCAATGTTGATATTGATGCGGACAATCACAGCAATTCAAAATAGTATCCGGAGGCAGTACCAGTACCAGTACCAGTACCAGTACCAG GATTCTGATGATGACACCTCAAACTTTATTGGAGCCAATGAAGATGAAGAGCAGCATCATTCAGTCTAA
- the LOC142613070 gene encoding uncharacterized protein LOC142613070 isoform X3, translating into MGDVVVFVDDLKSNYAFSYCRICHEEELQSCKSLEAPCACSGTVKFAHRDCIQRWCNEKGNTTCEICLQKYEPGYTAPSKKSQSLVDEAVTISNRDGLQIPRGEEETIIRPRLVAISEYPECTSAADRSASCCRSLALTFTVVLLMKHMFAVLHGGTEDYPFTLLTVLILRATGIIFPMLILMRTITAIQNSIRRQYQYQYQDSDDDTSNFIGANEDEEQHHSV; encoded by the exons ATGGGAGATGTTGTAGTTTTTGTGGATGATTTGAAATCAAATTATGCATTTTCATACTGTAGAATTTGCCATGAAGAAGAATTACAGAGCTGCAAGAGCTTGGAAGCTCCTTGTGCTTGTTCAGGAACCGTTAAG TTTGCACACAGGGATTGTATACAGAGGTGGTGTAACGAGAAGGGCAACACCACCTGTGAAATATGCCTCCAG AAATATGAGCCAGGATACACAGCACCTTCTAAGAAGTCTCAGTCGTTGGTTGATGAAGCAGTAACCATTAG TAACAGAGATGGCTTgcaaattccaagaggagaagaagagacAATAATAAGGCCAAGATTAGTAGCCATAAGTGAGTATCCCGAGTGTACATCCGCCGCAGACAGAAGTGCATCTTGCTGTCGATCACTGGCTCTAACT TTTACAGTGGTCTTGCTAATGAAACATATGTTTGCCGTGCTTCATGGTGGTACGGAAGATTACCCCTTCACACTTCTTACT GTACTTATTCTAAGGGCTACTGGAATTATTTTCCCAATGTTGATATTGATGCGGACAATCACAGCAATTCAAAATAGTATCCGGAGGCAGTACCAGTACCAGTACCAG GATTCTGATGATGACACCTCAAACTTTATTGGAGCCAATGAAGATGAAGAGCAGCATCATTCAGTCTAA
- the LOC142613070 gene encoding uncharacterized protein LOC142613070 isoform X2: MGDVVVFVDDLKSNYAFSYCRICHEEELQSCKSLEAPCACSGTVKFAHRDCIQRWCNEKGNTTCEICLQKYEPGYTAPSKKSQSLVDEAVTISNRDGLQIPRGEEETIIRPRLVAISEYPECTSAADRSASCCRSLALTFTVVLLMKHMFAVLHGGTEDYPFTLLTVLILRATGIIFPMLILMRTITAIQNSIRRQYQYQYQYQDSDDDTSNFIGANEDEEQHHSV; this comes from the exons ATGGGAGATGTTGTAGTTTTTGTGGATGATTTGAAATCAAATTATGCATTTTCATACTGTAGAATTTGCCATGAAGAAGAATTACAGAGCTGCAAGAGCTTGGAAGCTCCTTGTGCTTGTTCAGGAACCGTTAAG TTTGCACACAGGGATTGTATACAGAGGTGGTGTAACGAGAAGGGCAACACCACCTGTGAAATATGCCTCCAG AAATATGAGCCAGGATACACAGCACCTTCTAAGAAGTCTCAGTCGTTGGTTGATGAAGCAGTAACCATTAG TAACAGAGATGGCTTgcaaattccaagaggagaagaagagacAATAATAAGGCCAAGATTAGTAGCCATAAGTGAGTATCCCGAGTGTACATCCGCCGCAGACAGAAGTGCATCTTGCTGTCGATCACTGGCTCTAACT TTTACAGTGGTCTTGCTAATGAAACATATGTTTGCCGTGCTTCATGGTGGTACGGAAGATTACCCCTTCACACTTCTTACT GTACTTATTCTAAGGGCTACTGGAATTATTTTCCCAATGTTGATATTGATGCGGACAATCACAGCAATTCAAAATAGTATCCGGAGGCAGTACCAGTACCAGTACCAGTACCAG GATTCTGATGATGACACCTCAAACTTTATTGGAGCCAATGAAGATGAAGAGCAGCATCATTCAGTCTAA